In Paraburkholderia bryophila, a single genomic region encodes these proteins:
- the oxlT gene encoding oxalate/formate MFS antiporter, with amino-acid sequence MEHSNVPESGRTAFWHHRWAQLAIGVVCMGLVANLQYAWTLFVVPMDNAHHWGQAAIQTAFTIFIVTETWLVPVEGWLVDKFGPRPVVIGGSLCAALGWIIDAHASSLAALYVAAVIAGVGAGCVYGTCVGTALKWFPDKRGLAAGLTAAGFGAGAAVTVIPIANMIQRSGYEHTFMFFGIFQGVCILLLATMLVRPKPPVGAIAAKRVVASKIDYTPGEMIRSPLFWVLYLMFVFVAAGGIIATAQLGPIAKEYGFAKLPVSLMGITLPLLTMTLSIDNLCNGFTRPLCGFLSDRIGRENTMFMIFLGEGVALLGLMQFGHNPYAFMFFAAAVFLCWGEIFSIFPATCADTFGSKYAAANAGTLYTAKGTASMLVPLASLLSANGGWSTVFISAAVISIAAAVSAKFVLAPMRKRWIDNSGAPAGAAIAEARLQPLSSGSRE; translated from the coding sequence ATGGAACATTCCAACGTCCCGGAGAGCGGCCGCACCGCCTTCTGGCATCACCGCTGGGCGCAACTCGCGATCGGCGTCGTGTGCATGGGGCTCGTGGCGAACCTGCAATATGCATGGACGCTGTTCGTCGTGCCGATGGACAACGCCCACCATTGGGGCCAGGCGGCGATCCAGACCGCGTTCACGATCTTTATCGTCACCGAAACCTGGCTCGTGCCTGTCGAAGGCTGGCTCGTCGATAAGTTCGGCCCGCGTCCCGTGGTGATCGGCGGCTCGCTGTGCGCGGCGCTCGGCTGGATCATCGACGCGCATGCAAGCAGCCTCGCCGCGCTGTACGTCGCGGCCGTCATTGCCGGTGTCGGCGCGGGCTGCGTGTACGGCACCTGCGTCGGCACGGCGCTCAAATGGTTTCCGGACAAGCGCGGCCTCGCCGCCGGTTTGACCGCGGCGGGCTTCGGCGCCGGCGCGGCCGTCACGGTGATTCCGATCGCCAACATGATCCAGCGCTCGGGCTACGAGCATACGTTCATGTTCTTCGGTATTTTTCAGGGCGTTTGCATTCTGCTGCTGGCCACGATGCTGGTGCGTCCCAAGCCACCTGTCGGCGCGATCGCGGCTAAACGTGTGGTCGCCAGCAAGATCGACTACACGCCCGGCGAGATGATCCGCTCGCCGCTGTTCTGGGTGCTCTATCTGATGTTCGTGTTCGTGGCCGCTGGCGGCATTATCGCGACCGCGCAGTTGGGGCCGATTGCGAAGGAATACGGCTTCGCGAAATTGCCGGTCAGCCTGATGGGCATCACGCTGCCGCTGCTCACGATGACGCTGTCGATCGACAATCTGTGTAACGGCTTCACCCGTCCGTTGTGCGGTTTTCTATCGGACCGCATCGGCCGCGAAAACACGATGTTCATGATCTTTCTCGGCGAAGGCGTCGCGTTGCTCGGGCTGATGCAGTTCGGCCACAACCCGTACGCCTTCATGTTCTTCGCCGCTGCCGTGTTCCTGTGCTGGGGCGAGATCTTTTCGATCTTCCCGGCCACCTGCGCGGATACGTTCGGCAGCAAATACGCCGCGGCGAACGCCGGGACGCTTTATACCGCGAAGGGCACCGCGTCGATGCTGGTGCCGCTCGCCTCGCTGCTCTCGGCGAACGGCGGATGGAGCACGGTGTTTATCTCGGCAGCGGTGATCTCGATCGCCGCCGCCGTCTCCGCGAAGTTTGTCCTCGCGCCGATGAGAAAGCGTTGGATCGACAACTCGGGCGCGCCGGCCGGCGCGGCAATCGCCGAAGCCCGACTGCAACCTTTGTCCAGCGGCTCGCGTGAATGA
- the oxc gene encoding oxalyl-CoA decarboxylase has translation MAEADQPAADVTSKQQATETTDGFHLVIDALKLNDIDTLFGLVGIPITDLARLAQAEGMRFIGFRHEQHAGNAAAISGFITKKPGICLTVSAPGFLNGLTALANATTNCFPMILISGSSEREIVDLQQGDYEEMDQLNAAKPYAKAAYRVLHAEDIGIGVARAIRAAVSGRPGGVYLDLPAKLLAQTLDVVKAQQSLVKVVDAAPRQLPAPESVERALNVLKNAKRPLILLGKGAAYAQADAEIRAFVEQSGIPYLPMSMAKGLLPDTHEQSASAARSFVLENADVVVLIGARLNWLLSHGKGKTWGGAPKQFVQVDISPTEIDSNVAIAAPVIGDIGSCVAALRAGVDSSFMKSNTEWTAAIAERKNKNLAKMAATLDQNPSPMNFHSALRAIRDVLKTRPDINVVNEGANTLDYARSIIDMAEPRKRFDSGTWGIMGIGMGFAIGAAVTTGKPVVAIEGDSAFGFSGMELETICRYDLPVCTIVFNNNGVYRGTDVNPTGGKDVAPTVFVKGARYDRMIEAFGGVGHHATTPEELTKALVEAIASGKPTLINAVIDEAAGTESGRLTNLNPQSAAMKK, from the coding sequence ATGGCAGAAGCCGACCAGCCCGCAGCAGACGTTACGTCGAAACAGCAGGCCACTGAGACGACCGATGGATTCCATCTCGTCATCGATGCGCTGAAACTGAACGACATCGACACACTCTTTGGCCTGGTCGGTATTCCTATCACCGACCTGGCGCGGCTCGCGCAAGCGGAAGGAATGCGTTTCATCGGCTTTCGTCATGAGCAACACGCCGGCAACGCGGCGGCCATTTCCGGCTTTATTACCAAGAAGCCGGGCATTTGCCTGACGGTATCGGCGCCGGGTTTCCTGAACGGCCTGACGGCCCTCGCCAACGCGACCACCAATTGTTTCCCGATGATTTTGATCAGCGGGTCCAGCGAACGCGAGATCGTCGACTTGCAGCAGGGCGATTACGAGGAAATGGATCAGTTGAATGCGGCGAAACCGTACGCGAAAGCAGCGTATCGCGTGTTGCATGCGGAGGACATCGGCATTGGCGTGGCGCGGGCGATTCGTGCCGCGGTGTCGGGCCGGCCCGGTGGCGTGTATCTGGATCTACCGGCCAAACTGCTCGCGCAAACACTCGACGTCGTCAAGGCGCAGCAGTCGCTGGTGAAAGTGGTCGACGCCGCACCACGTCAGTTGCCGGCGCCGGAATCGGTCGAGCGCGCGCTCAACGTATTGAAGAACGCCAAACGTCCGCTGATTTTGCTCGGCAAGGGCGCGGCCTACGCGCAGGCCGATGCGGAAATTCGCGCGTTCGTCGAGCAAAGCGGCATTCCGTATCTGCCGATGTCGATGGCCAAAGGTCTGCTGCCCGATACGCACGAGCAATCGGCGTCCGCGGCGCGCTCGTTCGTGCTGGAGAACGCCGACGTCGTCGTGCTGATCGGCGCGCGTTTGAACTGGCTGCTGTCGCACGGTAAAGGCAAGACGTGGGGCGGGGCGCCGAAGCAGTTTGTTCAGGTGGATATTTCGCCGACCGAAATCGACAGCAACGTCGCGATTGCCGCGCCGGTGATCGGCGATATCGGCTCGTGCGTGGCGGCGCTGCGCGCCGGTGTCGATTCGAGCTTCATGAAGTCGAACACCGAATGGACCGCCGCGATCGCCGAACGCAAGAATAAAAATCTCGCGAAGATGGCCGCGACGCTCGACCAGAATCCGTCGCCGATGAATTTTCACAGTGCACTGCGGGCGATTCGCGATGTGCTGAAGACGCGCCCGGACATCAATGTCGTCAACGAAGGTGCGAATACGCTCGACTACGCGCGCAGCATCATCGACATGGCCGAGCCGCGCAAACGCTTCGACTCGGGCACGTGGGGAATCATGGGCATCGGCATGGGCTTCGCGATCGGTGCGGCGGTGACGACCGGCAAACCGGTCGTTGCGATAGAAGGCGACAGCGCGTTCGGTTTCAGCGGCATGGAACTCGAAACCATCTGCCGTTACGACCTGCCGGTTTGCACCATAGTATTCAACAACAACGGCGTGTATCGCGGCACCGATGTGAACCCGACCGGCGGCAAGGACGTCGCGCCGACCGTGTTCGTGAAGGGCGCGCGTTACGACAGGATGATCGAAGCCTTTGGCGGCGTCGGCCACCACGCGACGACGCCGGAAGAACTGACGAAGGCGCTGGTCGAGGCCATCGCATCGGGCAAGCCGACGTTGATCAACGCCGTGATCGACGAAGCGGCCGGCACCGAAAGCGGCCGCCTGACCAATCTGAATCCGCAAAGCGCGGCAATGAAAAAGTAA
- the frc gene encoding formyl-CoA transferase, producing MTKPLDGIKIIDFTHVQAGPACTQLLAWFGADVIKVERPGSGDVTRNQLRDIPDADALYFTMLNSNKKSLTLDTKKPEGKEVLEKLIRESDVLVENFGPGALDRMGFSWERLNELNPKMIVASVKGFSDGHHYDDLKVYENVAQCAGGAASTTGFWDGPPTISAAALGDSNTGMHLAIGILTALLGRDKTGKGQKVAVSMQDSVLNLCRVKLRDQQRLERVGYLEEYPQYPHGEFGDVVPRGGNAGGGGQPGWVLKCKGWETDSNAYIYFTIQGHAWEPICKALGKPEWIDDPAYKTAEARQPHIFEIFKTIEGWLADKTKFEAVDILRKFDIPCAPVLTMKELANDPSLRASGTIVEVPHSKRGSYLTVGSPIKFSDMKPEVTASPLLGEHTDEVLASLGYSKQDIFNLREVKAV from the coding sequence ATGACCAAACCTCTCGACGGCATCAAGATCATCGACTTCACGCACGTCCAGGCCGGCCCTGCGTGCACGCAGTTGCTCGCCTGGTTCGGCGCGGACGTCATCAAGGTCGAACGGCCGGGTTCCGGCGACGTGACGCGCAACCAGTTGCGCGACATACCCGATGCCGACGCGCTGTACTTCACGATGCTCAACAGCAACAAGAAGTCGCTGACGCTGGACACGAAAAAACCCGAAGGCAAGGAAGTCCTCGAGAAACTGATCCGCGAATCCGACGTGCTCGTCGAGAACTTCGGTCCCGGCGCATTGGACCGCATGGGCTTTTCGTGGGAACGTCTGAACGAATTGAATCCGAAGATGATCGTCGCTTCGGTGAAGGGCTTCAGCGACGGCCATCACTACGACGACCTGAAGGTCTATGAAAACGTCGCGCAATGCGCGGGTGGCGCGGCCTCCACCACCGGCTTCTGGGACGGTCCGCCGACCATTAGCGCCGCGGCGCTCGGCGACAGCAACACCGGCATGCATCTGGCAATCGGCATTCTGACCGCGCTGCTCGGGCGCGACAAAACCGGCAAAGGCCAGAAGGTCGCGGTGTCGATGCAGGACAGCGTGCTTAACCTGTGTCGGGTGAAACTGCGCGACCAGCAGCGGCTGGAACGGGTGGGGTATCTCGAGGAATATCCGCAGTACCCGCACGGCGAATTCGGCGACGTGGTGCCGCGCGGCGGCAACGCGGGCGGAGGCGGTCAGCCGGGGTGGGTGCTCAAATGCAAGGGCTGGGAAACGGATTCGAATGCGTACATCTACTTCACGATCCAGGGCCATGCGTGGGAGCCGATCTGCAAGGCGCTCGGCAAACCCGAGTGGATCGACGATCCGGCCTACAAGACCGCGGAAGCGCGCCAGCCGCATATCTTCGAGATCTTCAAGACGATCGAAGGGTGGCTGGCCGACAAGACCAAATTCGAAGCGGTGGACATCTTGCGCAAGTTCGACATTCCGTGTGCGCCGGTGCTGACCATGAAGGAACTGGCTAACGATCCGTCGTTGCGTGCCAGTGGCACGATCGTCGAGGTACCGCACAGTAAGCGCGGTTCGTATCTGACCGTGGGCAGCCCGATCAAGTTTTCGGATATGAAGCCGGAGGTGACGGCGTCACCATTGCTGGGAGAACACACCGACGAAGTACTCGCGAGCTTGGGCTATAGCAAGCAGGACATCTTCAATCTGCGGGAAGTCAAAGCGGTTTAA
- a CDS encoding PAS domain S-box protein: MQSVIDFKQLANAIGDAIVISDARGNIEFWNPAAERMFGFTQEEAIGHSLDLIIPERLRGRHWDGYHKTMASGETRYGNDVLRVPAMHKDGRALSIAFTVALLHSPQNELSGIVAVIRDETARFREDRLMRKRLAELEASAGA; the protein is encoded by the coding sequence GTGCAGAGTGTCATCGACTTCAAGCAACTGGCCAATGCAATCGGCGACGCGATCGTCATTTCCGATGCGCGCGGCAACATCGAATTCTGGAACCCGGCGGCCGAACGGATGTTCGGCTTTACTCAAGAAGAGGCGATCGGCCATTCTCTCGATCTGATCATTCCGGAACGATTGCGTGGCCGTCATTGGGACGGTTATCACAAGACCATGGCGAGTGGTGAAACGCGCTACGGCAATGACGTTTTGCGCGTTCCTGCCATGCACAAGGACGGGCGGGCATTGTCGATTGCTTTTACGGTCGCGTTGCTGCATTCGCCGCAAAATGAACTCAGCGGGATCGTGGCGGTGATTCGCGATGAGACCGCACGTTTCCGGGAAGATCGTTTGATGCGCAAGCGGCTCGCGGAACTGGAAGCGTCGGCGGGGGCGTGA
- a CDS encoding EAL domain-containing protein encodes MTHLTANVLKSCSIAEAERGLARREFFFVYQPKLRLQEGRLSGFESLLRWRHPSRGVLSPASFIDLVENSPLTGRFTDFVVAEAVRTLSDWTVRGYDTLSLAVNLPPSEVRRPDLPGKLSSLLGRNSIDASRLQIELTEATDPGSIEVLASAVESLRESGVSVAIDDFGSGCWSLVILHRLGVDTLKLDRSFMADIQENADSKVIVEALVQLGQRLGKRVVIEGIETEAQFAWASTIGHIDCQGYYISAPIAHDRIAELVARHGLAH; translated from the coding sequence ATGACACACCTCACCGCAAACGTTCTAAAGTCCTGTTCAATCGCCGAGGCGGAACGCGGCCTGGCCAGACGGGAATTCTTCTTCGTCTACCAGCCGAAACTGCGGCTTCAGGAAGGACGGCTATCCGGCTTCGAATCGCTTCTGCGATGGCGGCATCCGTCACGCGGCGTGCTCTCGCCAGCCTCATTTATCGACCTTGTCGAAAACTCCCCGTTGACAGGACGTTTCACGGACTTCGTCGTCGCGGAAGCGGTCAGGACGCTGTCCGATTGGACCGTTCGTGGGTATGACACACTGTCATTAGCTGTCAACCTTCCCCCCAGCGAAGTACGCCGACCTGACTTGCCAGGCAAACTGTCCAGCCTGCTTGGCCGGAATTCGATCGATGCCTCCCGTTTGCAGATCGAACTCACGGAGGCCACCGATCCGGGTTCGATCGAAGTACTCGCCTCGGCGGTGGAATCCCTCAGAGAATCGGGTGTGAGTGTTGCAATCGACGACTTCGGCTCAGGGTGCTGGTCGCTCGTCATTCTGCATCGGCTCGGGGTCGACACGCTGAAGCTGGATCGCAGCTTCATGGCCGACATTCAGGAGAATGCGGATTCAAAGGTCATCGTTGAAGCGCTCGTGCAGCTCGGGCAGCGTCTCGGCAAGCGAGTCGTTATAGAAGGTATTGAAACGGAAGCGCAGTTCGCGTGGGCCAGCACAATTGGCCACATCGATTGTCAGGGCTATTACATCTCCGCCCCAATCGCACATGATCGAATTGCCGAGCTCGTGGCGAGGCACGGTCTTGCTCATTAA
- a CDS encoding DUF2827 domain-containing protein, with translation MRIGISVVTHAGQNIWQNGLGQNVIFLAELFQRLPFVHSVVLIDVGDQGVMPAQVDLPARNLRLMRTHEATDQIDVIVEMGGALDIEWLDLMRARGKKVAFYCCGQPYVGLAEPAVFSKPAHASRPDRCDEVWYLPKDAAFAPMMRMVHRCEVHEAPFVWHPQFIQQRMQEVEALGMRYGYEARDTRDPANDMTTAGARRGLRVAIFEPNISVVKTSLIPMLVCDEAYRADPGTVEAMHVLNTLHLKDHPTMLYLANSLDLVREHKATFHGRHDIVGFMVQHADAIVSHQWQNDQNYSYLDALYGNYPLVHNSPWLREAGYYYHGFDARDGAAQLQRAAVGHANGLDDYRARSQRLFAEVDPFSQHNLDAYAGRLLHLCRDAKFAHRASH, from the coding sequence GTGCGAATCGGAATTTCCGTCGTGACCCATGCCGGCCAGAATATCTGGCAGAACGGCCTCGGTCAGAACGTCATCTTTCTTGCTGAGTTGTTTCAGCGCCTGCCGTTCGTGCACTCGGTGGTGCTGATCGACGTCGGCGATCAGGGCGTCATGCCGGCCCAGGTCGATCTGCCCGCGCGCAACCTGCGCTTGATGAGGACGCACGAGGCGACCGACCAGATCGACGTGATCGTCGAAATGGGGGGCGCGCTCGATATCGAATGGCTCGACCTGATGCGCGCGCGCGGCAAGAAAGTCGCGTTCTACTGCTGCGGCCAGCCCTATGTGGGTCTCGCCGAGCCGGCCGTGTTCTCGAAACCGGCGCATGCATCCCGGCCCGATCGTTGCGACGAAGTCTGGTATTTGCCGAAAGACGCTGCGTTCGCGCCGATGATGCGCATGGTGCACCGCTGCGAGGTACATGAAGCGCCGTTCGTCTGGCATCCGCAGTTTATCCAGCAACGCATGCAGGAGGTCGAGGCGCTCGGCATGCGCTACGGCTACGAGGCGCGCGACACACGCGACCCAGCGAACGACATGACGACCGCCGGCGCGCGCCGCGGCCTGCGCGTGGCGATTTTCGAGCCGAACATTTCGGTCGTGAAGACCTCACTCATTCCGATGCTCGTCTGCGACGAGGCTTACCGTGCCGATCCCGGCACGGTGGAGGCCATGCACGTGCTGAACACCTTGCACCTGAAAGACCATCCCACCATGCTCTATCTGGCCAACTCGCTGGATCTCGTGCGTGAGCATAAAGCCACGTTTCATGGTCGGCACGACATTGTCGGCTTCATGGTGCAGCATGCCGATGCCATCGTGTCGCATCAATGGCAAAACGATCAGAACTATAGCTACCTCGATGCGCTGTACGGCAACTATCCACTGGTTCATAACTCGCCCTGGCTCAGGGAAGCGGGCTACTACTATCACGGCTTCGATGCGCGTGATGGCGCCGCGCAATTGCAGCGCGCGGCGGTTGGCCATGCGAACGGTCTCGACGATTACCGGGCCCGTTCACAACGTCTGTTCGCTGAGGTCGATCCGTTCAGCCAGCACAATCTCGACGCCTACGCGGGCCGGCTTCTGCATCTGTGCCGCGACGCGAAATTTGCCCATCGTGCGAGCCACTAA
- a CDS encoding DUF2827 domain-containing protein, which translates to MNVKPSPQSQPRKLRVGVSIFVRKGEQSVWENGIYQNCIFLVMLLMRSPLVEATYLVAGGGDGRPEDARNFLADSPVPLIDMDAAANTLDVMIEMSAQLAREWVVAFRERGGKIVSMRVGNDYVIDIERMIFDQPHGLLVTSAPYHEVWTLPEYENTCVPYYASTARCPVRMMPHLWSPVVLEREVAHLPDGLSFGYRPCRRRWRAGIFEPNICMVKTSFIPLLTCEAAHRADPDMLEHVWAYNTFHMKEHVSFNGFARSLDIVKHGLSSFEGRFPLCRVVAEQVDVVVSHHWENAQNYVYYEALYGGYPLVHNSHLIGECGYRYHDFDCEEGGRALQRAYAEHDTHLDAYRRTANDFLHGLHPENEDNVRIYSDALAALYDRD; encoded by the coding sequence ATGAACGTTAAACCAAGCCCGCAATCCCAGCCCCGCAAACTGCGCGTGGGGGTGTCGATCTTCGTGCGCAAGGGCGAGCAATCGGTATGGGAAAACGGCATTTACCAGAACTGTATTTTTCTGGTGATGCTGCTGATGCGTTCGCCGCTGGTCGAAGCGACGTATCTGGTGGCGGGCGGCGGCGATGGCCGGCCCGAGGATGCGCGAAATTTTCTGGCGGATTCGCCGGTGCCGTTGATCGATATGGACGCGGCGGCAAACACGCTCGATGTGATGATAGAGATGAGCGCGCAGTTGGCGCGCGAGTGGGTGGTGGCGTTTCGCGAGCGCGGCGGCAAGATCGTGTCGATGCGGGTAGGCAACGATTATGTGATCGATATCGAGCGCATGATTTTCGATCAGCCGCATGGATTACTGGTCACTTCAGCGCCGTATCACGAGGTCTGGACGCTGCCCGAGTACGAAAACACCTGTGTGCCGTACTACGCCAGCACCGCCCGCTGCCCTGTGCGCATGATGCCGCATCTATGGAGTCCGGTGGTGCTGGAGCGCGAAGTGGCGCATCTGCCGGATGGGCTCAGCTTCGGCTACCGGCCGTGCCGCCGCCGTTGGCGGGCCGGCATCTTCGAGCCCAACATCTGCATGGTGAAGACGAGCTTTATTCCGCTGCTGACTTGCGAAGCGGCGCATCGCGCCGATCCGGACATGCTGGAGCATGTCTGGGCGTACAACACCTTCCATATGAAAGAGCACGTAAGTTTTAACGGCTTCGCTCGCAGTCTGGATATCGTCAAGCACGGTCTGAGTTCGTTCGAAGGGCGCTTTCCGCTTTGTCGCGTGGTGGCGGAGCAGGTCGATGTGGTCGTGAGCCATCATTGGGAAAACGCGCAGAACTATGTCTACTACGAGGCGCTGTACGGCGGCTACCCGCTGGTCCACAACTCGCACCTGATCGGCGAGTGTGGATATCGCTATCACGACTTCGATTGCGAGGAGGGCGGCAGGGCATTGCAGCGCGCGTACGCCGAACATGACACGCATCTCGACGCTTACCGGCGCACGGCCAATGACTTCCTGCACGGACTCCATCCCGAGAACGAGGACAACGTACGGATATACAGCGATGCGCTTGCAGCACTCTATGACCGGGACTAG
- a CDS encoding DUF2827 domain-containing protein, with translation MNGLRIGITIGLHRADETLWNNGIKQNAVFLAEALRHCPQVASAALVNTTAVPVTSALPWDLSRYPTMSFDTAKDAVDVLIELGGQIDGAQTDYLKQRGVRLVSYCCGFEYVHAMESVLFRRPLWGEHLFVNQRYDDLWVIPQVANISQSYFEVLRRQTARVVPFVWSPMFFDERVAALPHAGEYQPRPGAKRLTVMEPNLNIVKFCLYPALIAELAYRERPGSIAMLQVTNADTIARESLEFITLMNQLDIVKEHKAVFLGRRDTPTFLAEQTDIVISHQLENPLNYFYLEVSWQGFPLVHNAPLCSDLGYYYRGNHAEDGARRVIEIIDTHDARASTYRERQRALIDRYLPDNEHLVGTYAALLDELMARPIR, from the coding sequence ATGAACGGGCTACGCATCGGCATTACCATCGGATTGCATCGTGCGGATGAAACGTTGTGGAACAACGGCATCAAACAGAACGCCGTGTTCCTCGCGGAGGCGCTGCGGCATTGTCCGCAGGTGGCCAGCGCCGCGTTGGTCAATACGACGGCGGTACCGGTTACATCGGCGTTGCCTTGGGATCTCTCCCGCTATCCCACGATGAGCTTCGACACGGCGAAAGACGCCGTGGATGTGCTGATCGAACTCGGCGGCCAGATCGACGGCGCGCAGACCGATTACCTGAAACAGCGCGGCGTGCGGCTCGTGTCCTATTGCTGCGGGTTCGAGTACGTCCACGCGATGGAGTCCGTGCTGTTTCGCCGACCGCTATGGGGCGAGCATCTGTTCGTCAACCAGCGCTACGACGACCTCTGGGTCATCCCGCAGGTCGCCAACATCAGCCAGTCCTACTTCGAGGTTTTGCGGCGTCAGACCGCTCGCGTCGTCCCGTTCGTGTGGAGCCCGATGTTTTTCGACGAGCGCGTCGCAGCACTTCCGCACGCCGGCGAATACCAGCCTCGGCCCGGCGCGAAGCGGCTAACCGTGATGGAGCCGAACCTCAATATCGTGAAGTTCTGTCTGTACCCGGCGCTGATCGCGGAATTGGCCTACCGCGAGCGGCCGGGGAGCATCGCCATGCTGCAAGTGACCAATGCGGACACGATCGCGAGAGAAAGTCTTGAGTTCATCACATTGATGAACCAGCTGGATATCGTGAAGGAGCACAAGGCCGTGTTTCTCGGCCGTCGCGACACCCCGACATTCCTGGCCGAACAGACCGATATCGTCATTTCTCACCAGCTTGAAAATCCACTCAACTACTTCTATCTGGAAGTGAGCTGGCAGGGTTTTCCATTGGTCCACAACGCACCGCTTTGCAGCGATCTCGGCTACTACTATCGCGGCAACCACGCTGAAGACGGCGCGCGCCGCGTCATCGAAATCATCGACACACACGATGCGCGGGCTTCCACATATCGAGAGCGGCAGCGTGCGCTGATCGACCGGTACTTGCCGGATAACGAACACCTGGTGGGGACGTACGCGGCGCTACTCGACGAACTGATGGCCCGGCCCATTCGCTGA